One genomic segment of Alicycliphilus denitrificans K601 includes these proteins:
- a CDS encoding dienelactone hydrolase family protein translates to MLHGDLRQDFDALVPVQGASRRSALQLMLGAGYAAAAAPVMAQQAIATPADGLSAGAVSFTVDGARVHAYRAAPQGRSGLPVVLVVSEIFGVHAYIADICRRLAHAGYLAIAPELFARQGDPGAYGEVAKLMSEIIAKVPDAQVIADLDGAVQWAGAHGGDLRKIAITGFCWGGRITWLYAEHGPVKAGVAWYGRLVGQASALTPKQPADVAPILKAPVLGLYGEKDGGIPLDTVDKMKAALGAGSPAAKASEFVVYPDAPHAFHADYRPSYRKEAAQDGWSRMLAWFKRHGVA, encoded by the coding sequence ATGCTGCATGGCGACCTCCGGCAAGACTTCGACGCCCTCGTGCCTGTCCAGGGCGCCAGCCGGCGTTCCGCCCTGCAACTGATGCTGGGCGCAGGCTACGCCGCAGCCGCCGCGCCCGTGATGGCGCAGCAGGCGATCGCCACGCCCGCCGACGGGCTCTCGGCGGGGGCGGTGAGTTTCACCGTCGATGGCGCCCGGGTGCATGCCTACCGGGCCGCGCCGCAGGGCAGGTCGGGCCTGCCCGTGGTGCTGGTGGTCTCTGAGATCTTCGGGGTGCACGCGTACATCGCCGACATCTGCCGGCGCCTGGCGCACGCGGGCTATCTGGCGATTGCGCCCGAGCTGTTTGCGCGCCAGGGCGACCCCGGGGCCTACGGCGAGGTGGCCAAGCTCATGAGCGAGATCATCGCCAAGGTGCCCGACGCCCAGGTCATAGCCGACCTGGACGGCGCTGTGCAATGGGCGGGGGCCCATGGCGGCGACCTGCGGAAGATCGCCATCACCGGCTTCTGCTGGGGCGGGCGCATCACCTGGCTGTACGCGGAGCATGGGCCGGTGAAGGCGGGCGTGGCCTGGTACGGGCGGCTGGTGGGGCAGGCCAGCGCGCTGACCCCGAAGCAGCCGGCGGATGTCGCGCCCATCCTCAAGGCGCCGGTGCTGGGCCTGTATGGTGAAAAAGATGGCGGCATACCGCTTGACACGGTTGATAAGATGAAAGCCGCTCTTGGTGCGGGGTCGCCCGCCGCGAAGGCGTCGGAGTTCGTTGTCTACCCGGACGCGCCGCACGCCTTCCACGCCGACTACCGCCCGAGCTACCGCAAGGAGGCCGCGCAGGATGGCTGGAGC